The DNA region TCGAGTTTGGTTTTGACTAACGCGTCAATCATGTATGTCTTGCAAACATGGATGTCTGTCCTTGTAAGTTGTGTCAAAACCATATGTCCACGTAAACATTCTTCAAATAACATGCACGTACGTGATCGATGTTGTCCTACCCAAATCAAATGGGACGTGATACTGGCATAAAGATAATAATTGAATATCTGCCCTACCTAAATAGACCTCTTGACCTCTGCCTGCTCAATTAACTCGCAATTCATTTCTTCACCCACTGTGTTCACCTATCCGCCGGAGCGATATCTTTGCCGTCGTCTGGACCTATATTATACGGGGTGTTTGGTTATAAGGACTAAAATTTAATGCTTATCACATAGAATTTTCTGATGCTAATTAGAAAGATTAAATATAagataattataaaactaattacacaAATGTACAttaattcgcgagataaatctattaagtctaattaatccatcattaataTATGTTTACTGTATTACCATATtatcaaattatggactaattatgcttaatagattcgtctcgcaaattagctttcatctgtgcaattagttttataattagtctatgtTTTAATTAGTAATCAAACATTCCATATGACGGGAACTAAAATTTAGTCCGTGGAACCAAAATACCTTGCGCTTGACAATTTCAGAATATAGTCTTGCTTCTTTCAATCTTTCTGATCCCTTATAcgaactagctagctagctaggaacAACATCTGAAGAACATATATAGTGCGTAAATAAAGAAACAAAGATGAACAGCGTTTTGAGAGTGGAAGGCATCAGGAGGGTACGCCCTGGAAAGCTGATTTGCTTCAGTATTCTTCAGGCGCATGTGCTAACTTGTCCTCAGACAGTGCGATCGATTGTGGGAAGCATGGGTTCACCTGATTGCAAGGGAACTTAACATGGCGAGAAGTATAAAATCAGTTTTCACGCGGGACAAGTAAAATCTGTTTGGGTAACTATGTGTGCATGGAAATTAATAAAATTtccctttcaaaaaaaaaatgtgtGCATGGAAAACTTTAGTTCATCCGCTTGTGTCGACCGAAACCATGCATGTGTGCCTTAATCTTTGTGAGAGTCAATGCTCGTTCACCGTCCAGCTACGTCAACACATTTTCCCCTAATTAAACGACGCCTGGTCTACGGTGCATACTATTTGCACAACATAAAACTCGTTCTTGGGATGTGAACCGTGATAATTCGTTGTGATACTTTCCCTTTTTGATTAACAGTATTCCCACTACCGGACGCGgctgatttgccgagtgccccgagcactcggcaaagacgtaaaggcactcggcaaaaattttgccgagagccccactcggcaaagggctccCGGGGAAGCCGGGGTCGGCAAAGGATTCTTTGCCGAGAGCTTCTCCAcgggctctcggcaaaatgtTTACCGAGAGCCAAAAGCggccctcggcaaagaaaagtagCCGTCACGGCGCGCCACCGTGGACggatcctttgccgagtgtcgccgTCAGACTCTCGGCAAAGGACCGCGTCAACGCCCACCCTGGACGccttctttgccgagagcccggtcaatagcactcggcaaagagggcaTCCAGAGCTGCCTCCagtggctctcggcaaagaggcaGGATTATATTATGCAGTAACAATTGGGCctgagagtgcctggcggacagtccgccaggcactctcagGCCTGATTGTTCCCACGAAAACTAGTGACGTCAAGAATTAATCCAATGGGGCTCAAACTTTGTAGGTACATTCACTTTAGCCAAGTATATCACAAAGTACACAATGAACAATCAAAGTACATGCATTCAGTCTAGCTAAGTCTCAAATGCAAATAACTCCATCATCTATGCCGAAGGTGGCTAGTTGTTCTGGTTGGTCTGATTTGGAGAAATATACGGATCATTGGAGGCCGCCGACTGATTCTGCAACATATAGATGAAATGTATGAGTGAAACGACAAAATAAACGACATATTGAACATTGCATACTCACTGAAGTAGAAAACGGATCGGTGGGTGGTCTAGGTGGGGTGACGAAGGGAGGTGGCGGAGGTAGACCCGTCGCTGCGCCAAGACTCTGAATGTACGCGAACATGCTCGCCATCCTCTGTCGGTCAGCCTCCCGCTCGGCCTCCATCTCCGCCCTCATCCTTGCCTCCAACTCCATAcgttctctcctctcttcttgcAGCTGAGCCTGCAAAATTTTTACCCCAATTTTACAATAATACAAAAGCTAAGTTATGTAATATAATAGATAAAAAACGTATGAACAAGCAACAACCTGGAGTGCCTGGACTTGGCTCGTCGAACTGTCCGGACGAGGTCGGATGCCTGCGCTCGAGCTCGTTTGCCGTGCTTTTATCTGAGATAGAGTCGGAGTAGAAGAGGAGTCGATCGCGCCGTCGCAAATCCAGTACCGTCcatgcttctttcctcctccGACCTTCATGACAATTTCAGCGTCAAGATCCTCCTGGGTCGGATCGTACTCTTGGCCGTGCACCTCCCTCgccatcgatgtgtactcaTTGAGGCGAGTATAGATGCTCGGGTTGCTGTAcgcctcgggcccgtcctccgcgttGTAGCTGACGCTGGATGTCGCTTTACCCTTGTGGGATAGAGCATACGCCATGAATTTGTTGCACTGCTGCCCTCCATGTGCCGCCGACTGCGAGAAACAAGATGATGAGAAATCATGCATAGTTGAATAACCACAAAACAAGTAAAGTCGCGTACCCATGCTTGGGCGTACTCGGTCAGGTTACGGTTGCCTTGGTGGTGTGGCACACCGGCCATAGTCAGACGGTGCTCACGACGCTCCTGGTGCACAGCGTTCCAGTCGTCGGATAACCACTTAGCAACTATCTGCTGCCAGCACTCAGGAAAGTGGGCACACCAATGAGGAACCATCTACATGACATCAAGTAGAAGACATATTAGTAGAGGACATTAAGCCAACTTAATGGTCAAATAAATCAAATTTTGGtatttacctgcaagtactgctcctcagtcaacGTCATAGTTCTTGCTTGCGCCTTGGTGACCTTCTGTCCAAGGACGACGGCGTGGTAGTTGATGATTGACTGGAGGCGCTGCTCGTAGAACATGTCGGTAACGAGCTTTTTGCAGCGATACTCGGCAACCACATCCGCCTGCGCGTCCATCCCGGCCTGTAGTCTGTAGAAATCCTGCAATAAACACGATATCATTATTTCAATCATattatcaaggatgtgcaacgaATGCGATATATTGATCACTTACCCAAAGCTCGCCCTTCACTCGCTCAGCCAAGTTGGGCCACTGTCTGCCGGCAACATCCCGCATGTCGGGGACGGCCCGGTAGTGCTCCCACGTATAGGCCGGACATGGCTCTCCGGCCAACGTGACCAGGCCAGGGAAGTGATCCCTAACCAGAAGACCCAAGATGCCATTCACATGGCGTCTGTGAGCACCAACGGGCCTCTCCACAACTATCCAGTTCCTGCATAGGTGATTGATAAAAAATTTTATTTTCTACCACAAAATTGAAATTATACCGTAAACATGTACTGAAAACATGTAAATTTACTTACTTATCCCCTTGGGGAGCTATGATCGGGCGttttgcttcaggaatcggtcGCTGGGGGAGACTCGCCGGACCTCGCTGGTAGACGGTTGACGAAGCAGAGGCCTCCGTGCCCTCCTCGTCCGCCTGCTCGTCGTCCCCTGGCCCCTCCTGGTGGACCACCTGGTCCGCCTGCTCGTCCTCCCCTCTGggagcgcctgctcctcctccgggagcgcctgctcctcctcctccggcggcacctcctcctccgggaggcacctcctcctccgggagcgcatgctcctcctccggcggcgccTGTGTCATCGCCCTCCTGccactccccctcctcctcctgtaaGACGGTCCCTCAGCCGCCCCGGACGTCGGCTCACTGCTCCCCCCCGAAAACCTCTTGTGAAGGGCCGCTACACTCTTCTTCATCCCGCGGCCCACCATCTTTGGTGAATCCCCTgcaattaaaagaaaattaattagtacagataaatatataacacatacttagataaatacataaagaaaatagaacataattacataataattatgtggatgaagagagatagaggagcttcatccaAGATAAACACATAAACAAAACCGAGTTGTGTTATGTGGATGAATAGAGATAGAGGAACTTCATCCAAGAGGTATAGGGGTTTTGGACAGCCTCCCACGGACATAAGACGATGGGCCCACAAAGAGATACTTTGGATGAAAGAAAAATGATCAGTTCTGCTGGCTGATCCCGAtctgtcctggcggactgtccgccattcctggcggacagtccgccaggacctctcagccaGCCAAAAAACCTTCTTTAATTCCAAGGGATTGATCCAAACTTTAAGATATCTTAGAGGGATGATTGGATGTATATGAGACAAAGCAGAAGACAACTAAAACACAGTTTTCAAGACAACATAAAAAAAGTTTACCACTTTATAGCAACAACCATAATTACgtaataagtacagataaatatataatacatacttatagataaatacatgaagaaaatAGAACATCAATACGTAATAATATAGTCTTACATTGACTAAAAATATTCATCGTAGtcgggattagctggatcatagtcctcatcatcactatcaatcaTGTCGTAACCAATAAGATCAGAAGACTCGGTGTCTTCATTTGCATTGTCTACTTGTAGTCGTTCTAGCATGTGTAAATCCTTAACGCTCTgcacctcttcctcctcccccgcatCATCAACTGCTTCAACTTCCATTTCGTTTGCCTCGGTTAATTCTATCTCGAATCGCCCTTgtagcccctcttcttgaaagaactctccgtcatatATGTTTGGATCTAAGTTGTAATCATCATCGTTAGGGACAGGTACTCTACCGTGCGGTGATGTCTTGTACacaatataccaacccttaagatgctctttgctttcacacgcatatgggagataataaacttgtatagCCTGTTGAGCAACAACATAGACATCGTCTATGGTCATGACTGAATCCTGTCGAATTTCGACTAGCCCAACATTAGAATGCGTCCGTCTCATTGCTTGAGGGtcaaaccaatgacatttgaatatCACGGGATTAAGTCGTTTCGAACCATAGTAgctgagttcgtatatttcttcaattcttccataatactcaaTCCCATCAAGGCCGGGAGTAAACACCCCagaatttgtggtctttcgattgggtcgacaATCCTCATGACTGCTTGTACAAAAATGATATCCATTCACGTCATAACCAGAATATGACTTGACCTTATATCCAAAGCCACCGGCCACCTGTCTCAACTCGGCACTCAAGGTCGCATCGCTAACGCCCTGCAAGTTCAAGTACGATTGGACAAACTAAGTAAAAACAACTTAGAGTGAAAAGCTAAGTACGGGCTAGATTGGACCGTACCTTCTGTTTGAACCAAGAAATAAAATTGGGTGATCCATTTCCTGCACCTTGTTTGAGCAGGGTATCTAATTCCTGCTCCGTGATATCCCTTGATTGACGCCAGAATTCTTGAATAAATTGTTGCATGTACGGTGTCACctcgtcaaggttggtcaacacatacaGCATGATCCGACACCACTCTTGATGACTCAACCTCTTGgtggtcgaaccacttgcaGTTCCAAGCTGACCTTGAAAAAGGCTGAGTCTCGAGTCATTTtcgctagcattgtaacgagTCGGTGGATTATGCACACTAGGTAGGTTGTCACCATAGTATACTGATGTAAAGTTcgacacctcctccagaatgtatgcctcGGCAATGGAACCCTCAATTTTgcttttatttccacatttctttcgGATAACCTTTAGGCATCTTTCAATTGGATAGCACCACCGACCCTGCACGGGaccccccattcgtgcctcatacgggagatgcaatatcatatgctccatcggattaAAGAATTcgggtggaaagatcttctccaacttacataACAACACCGGTGCGATTCTTTCCAAGTCTGCAACTAAGGTCCGTGataactcctttgcacaaagtGTGCGGAAGAagtagctcaactctgcaagtaCCAGCCAGACATGCTCAGGGACATAACCTCGAACCATCGctggaagaagccgctcaatccatatgtggtagtcatgactcttcataCCTAAGACTCGCAAAGTAGACAAGTTGACTCCTCTACTCAGATTAGTTGCATAgccatcagggaacatcaacgcCTTGATCCATTGTAGTACTTCTATCCTTTGGGGCTTGCTCAAGACATaatcggccttaggccttctccatgtctttccTCGTGCAGGAGGCCTCATTTCTAAGTTTGGTCTGTCACACAATATTGCTAGATCCAACCTAGCCTTAACATTGTCCTTTGTCTTCGTGGGAATATCCATGATTGTTGCCCAAAGTGCTTCAGCAACATTCTTTTCagtgtgcatcacatcaatgttgtgtggaaggagCAGGTCGTCATAGTAcgggagccgagtcaagcccgacttatgagtccacatatgttgctcactatatcccacaaagccacccTCTGGATTGATCAAGAGACCATCTATCTGCTGACGAATCTCGGCACTAGTCCTCATCGGACTTGCGAGGTCTGTCACTGTAACACCTTTTGTAAAGTTtttgatgtctcgtctgaatggaTGGTCAAGAGGTAGGAACTGTCGATGTTTGTCGAACGCAACATACTTaccacccttctgcaaccaaagGAACCTAAGACGTTCCTTGCATACCGGACATGGGAATTTGCCGTGAACACACCACCCGCAGAAGACCCCATACGCCAGAAAATCGTGCAGAGAGTATTGATACCAAACATGCATCTTGAAGTTGGTCTTTGTGGCCCGATCATATGTCCATACCCCTTCCTCCCAAGCATGGACCAATTCATCAATCAgcggctccatgaacacacccatatttttccccgggtgtccaggaataatcaacgaTAACAACATGTTCTGTCGTTGGAATGCTATGCCTGGGGGAGATTGAGGGGAATCAGAAACATGGGCCAACATGTGTATGTGGCAGCCATCGCTCCATACGGATTGAATCCATCAGTTGCCAGCGCAATACGAACATTACGAGCCTCACTGGCTTTGTCCcgatgaatgctatcaaagtaggtccatgcttcaccatctgATGCATGTACCATCTTGTGAGGATTGTAtcgtttccctttcttatgccaTGTCATCTGTTTCGCGGATTCCTCAGTCATGTACAGCCGTTGGATCCTCGGTATGGCCGGCAGTGACGTAGGATTGTCACGGGGATATCAAGCTGCCTCTTGTTGCCATCACCAGAGTCAACCTCCAGGAACCTAGAGGATTTACACTTCGGACAGTACTTTTCTTCCGCGTATTCTTTCCTGAACAGGACACATCCGTTCGGACAGGCATGTATCTtgtcatacggcatcttgagtgcacgaagaaGTTTCTGTGACTCGTACATACTCTTTGGCAGGATGTGACCCTCTGGAagcaggctgccaataactgtcaCTATACCATCAAAGGTGTCTCTGCTCAGGCTGTACCGCGACTTCAACGCCATTACTcgtccaatggcatccagcTGAGAAACTTTTGTATGTCCgtgaaggggtttctgtgctGAGGCAAACATATCGTAAAACGCCTTTGCGGACCCCTCAGGCTCCTCCTCTACAAGTTCTTCAGCAACGTGTGCCTCATGATAGTCATCTAACATGTCCACTACACCAGCCTCAGCATCAcaatcctcgacacgtggtctcaCCACGTCCTCTCTCCTACGATGGCCTTCACCATGATGGATCCACCGGGTATAGTTTGGCGTAAATCCATTAAGGAAgagatgttcccccatgacaTCCTGTGTTTGTCTTTTCCTGTTAGCACACTTGCTGCATGGACAGAAAATTCTAGCCGCTCCTTTAGCATTCTCGCCCCACGCCTGTTCCAAGAATTCATTGGTGTTCTTAATCCACTCAGGGCTGACATCTCTCTTACTACGGTGACCAGTGTATATCCACCTACGGTCCTCCATCATCTACTATAGACAACGAAAACTAGTTAATATCAATTATATATGATCAGTTCTGCTGGCTGACCCCGAgatgtcctggcggactgtccgccaggcctggcggacagtccgccaggacctctcagccaGCCAAAAAACCTTTACAGCACCTGAGTCGAGCACTAAAGTAATAGGAGCACTTTAGTCGAGCACCACCACACGGTATACCACAATTCAGCAATGACAAGAATACAATTAAAGTGTAAGATCTAAACAAGTAAtacaagcatccattgtctaTACTAGCATCCATCATATAAATACAATCATTTCATTCTCTATATCATAAAAAGGATTTTATAGAAAGGCTTGGAAAGGTAGGATTGCTGCCGTGGGTCATAAAAGGTTAGCTTACCGGTTAGCTTGATAAACAGTTTTTTTGGACAGTACTCAACACAGTAACCACAAAAATATACAAACTCCGAAATCATTACTATAATTAAGCAATTGTTTCCTTTTATATCCTTTTCAAAACTCCAATCCACAAGGGGTAGATCTATCGGGCATACGCGAACACATACTTCACAAGCATTGCAATCATCTTATGTACTAGCAAGGCGGGTCGTCACCTAGACTGGAGGC from Panicum hallii strain FIL2 chromosome 9, PHallii_v3.1, whole genome shotgun sequence includes:
- the LOC112876574 gene encoding uncharacterized protein LOC112876574; its protein translation is MRDVAGRQWPNLAERVKGELWDFYRLQAGMDAQADVVAEYRCKKLVTDMFYEQRLQSIINYHAVVLGQKVTKAQARTMTLTEEQYLQMVPHWCAHFPECWQQIVAKWLSDDWNAVHQERREHRLTMAGVPHHQGNRNLTEYAQAWSAAHGGQQCNKFMAYALSHKGKATSSVSYNAEDGPEAYSNPSIYTRLNEYTSMAREVHGQEYDPTQEDLDAEIVMKVGGGKKHGRYWICDGAIDSSSTPTLSQIKARQTSSSAGIRPRPDSSTSQVQALQAQLQEERRERMELEARMRAEMEAEREADRQRMASMFAYIQSLGAATGLPPPPPFVTPPRPPTDPFSTSNQSAASNDPYISPNQTNQNN